One Labrys wisconsinensis genomic window, GTAGTGCTTCATCGGTGAATGCGCGCGGATCCGGTGCGCCGGCCAAGTGCGGCAGACGGTGTTCAGCTCTCCCGAGAAAGCCGCGAACGCCTGGAATGGGCAGATTGCAAAGACCGTAGAGGATTTTCTCCGACGCTTTGCGTCAGGCAGAGGCATCAATGGCACGCAGCATCGCCGCGATCGTAGAACCGAAGATCCTGACGTGGGCACGCGCCACGGCGGGGCTTTCGATCGACGACGCAGCGAGGAGCATCCAGACAAAGCCCGAGAAGGTCGAAGCTTGGGAAAGGGGCGAAGAGAGCCCGAGCATGGCTCAGCTCCGGAAAATGGCAGCCGCCTACAAGCGGGTCTTGAGTGATTTCTATTTGCCCGCAGTCCCCCGGGAAGGAGCGATACCGCACGATTTTCGTCGCCTGCCCGGCGAGGTTGCGCTGCATTATTCGCGCGCGCTGCGCTATCAGCTACGGATCGCGGCCGAGCGCCGCGAACTGGCGCTTGATCTAGCCGACGAGTTGGACAGTGAGGTTCCGACCGTCGATGGACATTTGCGACTCGATGCAGACGCCGAACAGTCGGGCGCGGAGCTACGCCGTCAGTTGCGCACGACGATAGACAAGCAGCGTATTTGGCGCGATCCGCGTGCCGGCTACAACGGATGGCGTGCTGCGATCGAGCGCGCGGGCATCCTGGTCTTTCAGGCCGTCGGCATCCCGACGACCGAAATGCTCGGCTTCTCGCTCAGCGAGCGCCCCCTGCCTGTGATCGGCGTGAATCGCAAGCTGCGCCCGAACGGACGTACGTTCACCCTGCTGCATGAATGCGTGCACGTGTACCTTGGGGAGAGCAGCATTTGCGACATCGAGGACGGCGTGCTGCGCCCCCCGGAGGAGGAGAGGGTCGAGATCTTCTGCAACGCGGTTGCAGCCGCTGCCCTGGTACCTCTTGACAACTTGCTTGCAGAGCCCCTCGTGCGTGCTCAGCCCGCCCGCCCCCGCGATTGGAGCGCTGCCGAGCTGGCGGCGTTGTCGCGCACGTTCAGCGTCAGCGAGGAGGTAATCTTGCGCCGGCTGCTCACCGCCGGACGCACGTCGCAGGATTTCTATGCAGCCCGCCGCGCGGCCTGGGGCGGCTTGATGCAGGACGTGCAACCGTCGGACCCTGACGCCGAAATGAAGCGCAATATGCCGCAGGAAGTTTTGAGCGATCTCGGCAGGCCGTTCACGCAGATCGTGGTCAACAGCTATCAGAATTCCTATACTTCATTGAGTGACGTGACGCGGTATCTCGGCCTGAAAGCCGAGAAGATTGCCAAGCTGGAAGAATTGTTGGCGGGGCACTAAATGGCCTCTCCGTCGATCTACTGCATTGACACCAGTTCAATTCTCACTTGGTACGTCGACATCTACCCTCCGGCGATCTTCCCAAAGCTTCCCGAACGGATCGAGCAACTGGTGGAAGTCGGGCGCATGCGGGCGCCCAAGGCTGTGTTCGACGAAATCAAAAGTGACGATTGCCACAAATGGGCCAAGGCCCAGACCGACCTCTTTGTGGAAGAATCGGTGGCGGTTCAGAGGATCGTGCGCCAGCTCATGGCCACCCATCACAACCCAGCCAAACCCTTGAAGGGCATCAACGGAGCAGACCCGTTCGTGATTGCCATGGCGAAGGCTGGCGGTCCCAACTGGGTCGTCGTCAGCGACGAGCATGCGGGAACGCTCGAAAGCCGCAAGATTCCCTTCGTCTGCAATGCCGAGGGAGTCTCGTGCATCAACTTCAAGGCGATGATGCTCGCAGAGGGATGGACATTCACATAGGTTCGCTCTCCGCCTGCACTTGCTGGAGCGCATGCGCGACTAGCACGTATTGCCCGGCCGGCTGGCGACGCCGTCGAAATCGGCCTCTGAGCCGAGGAGGCGCGCGCGCTGCTCGGCCGTCAGGGGCGGCAGGCAGGCGGCCTGGCTGCTGCTGCCGATCTGGATCTGGTTCTGGAGGCCATTCCTGAGCTGCAGGCGCGGCTGGACCGAGCGGATGTCGACGCCGTTGTCGAGGAAGACCTTGAGCACCTTCTGCAGCGCCGGGATCGGCACGTCGGCGCCGGCATAGACCACGTTGTAGCTGCCCGGCACCGTCGCCGACTTGGTGTTGAGCCGGGTGGCGAAGCCCGCCGCGGCGACCAATGGGGTGAGCTTGTCGGTCATCGCAGGCGTGTTCTGGCGCTCGAAGAACACGACGTCGATGGGATAGGCGAGCTGCACCACCATCTTGCCGCCGGCGCTGCCGGTGAGCTCGACCGGCTTGCCGAGCGCCATCGCGTCGGGGAGGTTGAAGCTCTCGGCATAGCCGGCCGAGAACAGCGAGCCGGACGTCCGCAACGTGATGGTCGCGCCGCCGGCGAGGCTCGGCTGCGGCAACGCGAAGAAGCTCTGGAAATTCTGCACCGCGATGGCGCCGGGCACCACGGGGAGCTGGGCCTGCGTCGCCGACGAGAGGTCGATGCCGAGCGCCGTGAGAGGGATGCTGGCGCCGCCGGCGCTCAGCGTGGCGTCGACCTGCGCGGAGCCGGCGGACTTGTCGACCGCCACGCTCTGGACAAAGAGCCTGCCGCCCGTCGCCGGCGCCGCCTGCGCCGGCCCGACCAGGCTCCACGCGCTCGATGCGGCCGCCAGGCCGTGCCCGCCCTCATCCCACAGAAGCCCCATCGTGTCGCTCGGCCCCGGATCGTCGCTGCTCTTCTCCAGCTGGATCTGCGCGATGCTGAAGCCGCTGAAGCCCTGCACGGCCGGCGTGTTGCCGCCGCCGGGATATTGCACGTTCAGGCTGATCCGGCCGGCGACGATCGCCCCGAGATATTGGAACGGCGACAGGGTGAGGCGGGCATCGCCGCTGCCGTTCACGGCATAGTAGTAGTCGCCATAGTGGATCGAGAAGCCGGGCCGCGGCGGGCTGTATTGCGGGCGGGTGTCGCTGGCGCTCACCCGGCCGTTGGCCACGGCCTGCTGGCGCTGCTCCGCCGAGGACTTGACCATGAGGCTGGCCGAGACCGGGATCGAGGCGATGGTGGTCAGCACGACGGCATAGGCGAGGAGCGCCGCCACCAGGATCCGGTTCGAGCGGACGGAAAGCCATTGGGCCGCGCGGGTGGCGAAGCCGGCAGCCGGGCCGGGCTCGGCCTCCGCCTCAGGCTCGGCCCGCCGGGCCTCCGGCGCGGGCCGCGCCGCCACGCTCGCCGCCAGTGCGGCCAGCCGCGCCCGCTTGTCGGGCGGCAGCAGCTCGGATTCGGCCAGGGCCTTGAGGAGCTCGACGACGAATCCCTGGTTGTTGGCCTTGCGAACCAGCTGGAAGACCTGCGTCCGCCAGACATCGGCCTCGACATAGTCGTCCAGCTGCTTGTCGAGCGCGGTGTAGAGCAGTTGCTCCAGGTCCGCGCGCTCGACGTGGCGGTTCACGATCTCGACGACGTCCTGAACCTCTTCGCCGGTGAGCACGCCCGCCATCCCCGCCTCCTCAAGCTGCCCCGGCCAGGGCGATCGCCCGATCCTTCAGCCAGGCGGCGACGAGGCCGATCGGGATGCCCTGGTTGTAGGTCGGGGTCCAGTTGGGATCGCCGGCATGGTGCAGCGCCAGCAGCCCGAGGCTGGCGTCGAACACCGGGGAGCCGGAAGAGCCGGGCTCGGTGTTGGCGTCGTAGCGCAGCCGCAGGCCCGAAGGCACCGGCGCCTCGACCACGCCCGAGGCCAGCGACAGCGGCGCGCCCTGCGGATGCTGGACGATGAAGACGACGTCGCCCTCGCTCGCCCTGGGCGCCTCGACGCTGAGCGGGATCGAGCCGCGGAGGCCGGTCCCCTTCGCGTCCCGCCCCACCGGCTCGGCCAGCCGGACCAGCGCGAAATCGAGATCGCCCGGGCCTGCAGCGCCGGCGCCGGCCGTGAGATCCGCCTGCGCATAGGGCGCGGAGGCCACCAGCCACTGCGCCGCCGCCTTCACCACCCGGCCGGGCTGGTCGGCCCCGTCGCGGGTGGAATAGTCGAAGCGGAAGGCGAGGTCGGCCGGCGCGGCGACACCCTTCGCCTCCGCCTCCACCACGTGATAATTGGTCAGGACGAGGTCGTCGGCCACCAGGAAGGCCGTGCCGTACATCTTGCCTTCGACCCGGCAGACCCGCCCCTGGATCCTGACCAGCAGGTCGAGCCAGCGCCCGAAATCGCGCATGGTGGAGCGGTCGCGGACGATCTTCTCCAGCGGCCCCGTGGCGGCAGCCGCGCCGGCAGGCTGGCTCGGCGCCACCAGCCCGAGCGTCGTCCGCAATCCCTTGATGCGCGGCGCATCCGGCCGCTCCGCCTCGATCGCCTCGATGAGCCGCTGGCCGAAGCCCTGCATCTGGCTGGCGCGCACCACCCGGAACACCCGGAATTCCCAGGTGCCGGGCTCGGCGAGGTCGTCGATGTCCCTGTCCAGGTCGGTGGCGAGCAGCATGGTGAGCTGCTCCTCGTCGAAGCTCGAGCGGATCGCCTCGACGACGACCTTGACCTGTGCGCCCGTGAGGTTCTCCAGATCAACCGCCATGGCGGACCTCCCCTGCCGAGGCGAGGGCGAACGCGGCCGGCCGCGCCGGAGCGGCCCGTCGTCCCGTCCGGCCCCGCTTGACGCGACGTGAATGGATGCGCGCCGGCATGGCCGCCGCCTCAGGCCGAAACCTTGCCGGCGCTGCGGCGCGTCCTGCTCCGCCGCGGCCTTGCCGCCGCTGCGGCCGGCGCCGAGGACTCGCCGTGGCAATGGTCGGGCATGCGCGACTGGTCGCTCGCCAGGCCCGGATCCTCCTCGATCAGCGCGGAGAAGCGCCCCTCGGCGATGCCCTCGGTGTTGTCGAGCATGATGAAGTCGGCCTCGTCCTTGGTATAGGCCGGATCCCAATGGGTGTTCTCCGGCACATGGCAATGGCCGTAATGGCCGCCCTTGCCGTCCCAGTTCGCGGCGTTGCGGTTGTGGCCGCCGGGATCGCGGCCGTCGACCGCCGGCTTGGGGCGGCCGTTCGGCCAGACCTTGGGAATGCCGTGCGTCGCCTCGAGCCAGCGGCAGAGCCGGCGGACATTGTCGAGCGTCGCCCGGGTCTTCGGGCGATGGGCGAAGCCGACCACCTCGATCTGGATGGCGGAATCCCGGTTGGTCTGCACGCCGCCCGGCGCGTTGCGCAGCGCCCGCGCCGCCATGCCGGTGTCGATGTGCTGGTAGACGGTGGTCGCGTCCACGGTGAAGTGCGGGTCCGAGCGATGCGCCTTGAAGGCGTCGAAGGCGCCCTGGGCCGTGCCGCCCTCGGTGGTGTGGTGGACGATCTTGAAGGGGCCGCCGGTGTAGGAGCCCGACGGGCCGCTGATCGGCTTGGAAACGGCGAAAGGACACATGGGCATGGGGGTTCTCCCGTGAAGCGGCCGGTGGTCAAGCCACCGGCAGGGCGGCCCAGCCGGTGGTCAAGCCACCGGCAGGGCGGCGAGGCCGGCTTCGAACAGCCTCGCCTCGCGTTCGCGGCGCATCTGCAGCCCCGGCACGCCCGGCCACAGGCGCTTCATCGAGCGCAGGTCGCCGGGCACCGCGGCAAAGGCGGCCGCCGCCATGTGCTGCTTGATGCTGCGCATCTCGGCATAGCGGTCGCCGGCCTTGGTGAAGGAGGCGCCACGGTTGTAGGTGAGCGAGACCAGGGCACCGAGGCAGTCCGGGCCGATCCTGGCCGTGTTGGCGAGCGAACGCTCGACCAAGCCCACCCAGCGCGGCATCACCTTGCCGCGGTGCACCTTGATGGCGGCGTCCCAGGACACGTCGACCGAGGCCTTCAGCGCCCTGGCGATCGGCTGGGCCGAACCGCCCTGCACGCCGACGGCCCGCTCCAGGGCGGTAACCATGGCGGCGGGAATGGCATCGTCCCAGTCGGCGTGGAGCTGCGCCCGGGTGGCATAGCCGACGTCGTAGCCGATGCCGATGGTCACGCCCGAGGCGCCCTGCGGCCAGGTCGGGCTGCGATATTTCTGCTCGTAGATCTGCTGGCTCGACACTTCGAACTCGACGATCAGGTCGAAGGCACGCTGCGAGATCGGCGTCGCCGATCCCGGGCCGGAGATCTGCGGGCCTTCGAGCACGCCGCGCCCGGCCTCGTTGTCCCACCACCAGGCCAGGCCTTCGCGATCCCCGCGAGCCTGCTCGAGGAAGGCCTCCTCGATCGGCGCCTCGATCAGGCTGTCGGCTTTGCTGCTCATGGCTCTCTCCTGTTGAAGGATTCCCCGCCGCGACACCGCGGTCCGGAGGCCGTCTCTCATCTGCAATCCGCCCGGCCGGCCGACGAGGGCGGCATCCCCTCAGCCGCCCGGCCTTGCCGCCATGGCGGCGAGCAGGGTCGGGCTCGGCGCCAGCGCCCCGGTCGTCGCCTCCAACTGCGCGGCGCCCTGCCGGGCGAGGCCGGCCTGCATCGCCAGATGCGACAGCTCGGCGGCGAAGCGCCGGTCGGCCGCCGCAGCCGCCGGCGCCGGCACGCCCTCCAGCATCGGCGCCGCGACCGGGCTCTCGGCCAGCAGGCTGCGCAGCGAGCGCAGCCCGTCGGCCACGGCGGCCGGGCCCGGCATCTCCTCCAGCGCGGCCGGGCCGAGGCCGCGGCCCAGCAGGCCGGCGGCATCGACGACGCCGGCACCGAACTCGTCGGGGTCGAGGCCGGGCACCCGGCGCGCGCTGGCCCGCAGCAGCCCGACGAAGCGGGACTGGACCGTCTCGCCCGGCCCGAGGCTGCGCCGGATCGCGTCGGGCCCGTGATGCGCCAGCCACAGCGCCGCCACCCCGGCCGTCAGCGCCACGGCGAAGGAGGTGCCCTGGCCGCCGGCGACGCTTTCGGGGCTGCCGCCATTGGCGGGCGAGCGGTTGGCCCGCGGCACGAACTCGCCGGGCGCCGATATGTCGACGGCCTCGCCGCGGCAACTGCCCTTCCAGGGGCGATCGGCCCGGTTCGAGCCGGCGACGGCGATGACCTCCTCGTAGCGGGCGGGCCAGACGACGAAGCCGACGCAATTGCCGGCGGCGGCGAGCACGATGACGCCGTCGCGGATGGCAGCGTCGATGGCGGCGCGCAGCGCGCTGCTCCAGGGGCCGCCGAGGCTCATGGTGATCACCTCAGCCCCGTTGCGGCGCGCATGCTCGACGGCGGCGGCGACGCGGCCGTGGTCGAACACGACGACGCTCTCCACCGCCCGCAGCGGCACCAGGGTGGCGAGCGGCGCCGAGCCGGCCATGATGCCCGCGATGCGGCTGGCGACGACGCTGGCGGTGCCGGTGCCGTGGCCGGGATTGCCGCCATAGTTCATGGGGTCGGTGGCGCCGGGCCTGTCGGCGACGAAGTCGTGGGCGCGTCCGAGGTCGAGCATCCCCGGCTCGATCTCGACATGGTCGGCGACGCCGGTGTCGGGCTGGAACACGCTGATCCCCTCCCCGCGTGCCCGGCCGCCGGCCGCCGGCGCCGTCTCCCAGGCGGCGCGGGCGCGGATGGCGTCGAGCGCCCAATAGGGCAGCGCCGGCGTCGGATCCCCGGCCTGGTCGACCCAGCAGCCGGGCGGGAAGGCGTCCAGCCCCTCCAGGCCGGGCTCGGCGCTCTCGCGCACCACGTAGAAGCCGGCCCCGGTCTCGGGCTCGGCCGTCACCGCCCCGCTGGCGTCGGCCATGGCATAGGCGAGCTCGAATGGGCTGCCGGCGAGGTCGGCGACGCGCACCCCGGGAATGCTCGCCGCCAGGAAGCGGTCGAGCCCGCCGGGCGCAGCCCGGGACGGCGGATCCGCCAGGAGCGGCGCCACCTCCACCTCGATGCCGAGCGCCAGGCGCAGACGCGCCGCCACGGCCGCGGGGGGCTGCGCCGCATCGAATTCGAGAACGACACGCAGTGTCCGCCGGGATGGCGCGGCGCCGGGCGCGCGCTGCAGCGACCGGACCTGGTCGAGAAGGCGCTCGCGTTCCGTCATCGCCCCGGCCCCTGAGCGCCCGGCCTCGGGCCCACGCCCGGTTCGAGCCTCGCGTCCGCATCGTCCGGAAGCACGGCAGCGACGGTCCCGGCGAGAGCTGGGACCCCAGCCCGCCGAAACGCGCGGCGCGAACAATCGACGGACAAAGCTATGGGGTCAACAGTAACGTCAGCAATAACTTTACGTCAAGTTCACGGCGTGACACCATGTCCCTGCGGAATCTGCGACAATGCCGAATTCTCCGGCGCAGCGCCGGCCGGCAGCCCGGCCGGCGGCGACACCCGGACCCGACAGCCTGCATCGATATCCTGGACCGACGCCCACCCCGGAGCCCTCGCCATGGCCGCACCTACGGAACGCCTGAAGTCCTATCTCGACCGCATCCTGCCGGCCGCGAGCCCGCTGGAGGCGCTGGCCGAGGACCGCTCCGGCCTGGAGTCCCTGGCCGAGCGCAAGGCGCTGCCCAAGAGCCGGGCCGACATGGCGCGCAACGCCGTGCAGAAGGCGAGCACCGGCAAGGCGCTGACGCCGCCCGAGCAGTTCGCCCTGGAGGCGATCATCATCCCCGACCAGCGTCCGGCGATCGACATCGTCGACGGCGACTATGCCGTGAGCCACCCGCTCTGGACGCATTTCGTCACCGATCCGGCGATCCACGCCAATATCCGCCGGGCCATCCCCGCCATCGGCCGCATCGAGCTGCCGAACCATCCGAGCCTGCCCTATGGCGGCACCGGCTTCGTCGTCGGCGCCGACCTCGTCATGACCAACCGCCACGTCGCCGAGATCTTCGCCTCGGGGCTCGGCTTGCGCGACCTCGTCTTCCGCTCGGGCCTCACGGCCGGGATCGACTTCAAGCGCGAGCGCGGCCGCGACGGCTCGACCTTCCTGACGGTGCGCGAGGTGGCGATGATCCATCCCTATTGGGACATGGCGCTGCTGCGGGTCGAGGGCCTGGCGCCCGAGCAGGCGGCGCTCTCCCTGGCGCTGCGCGATCCCGACGCGCTGGTCGACACCGAGGTGGCGGTGATCGGCTATCCCGCCTTCGATCCGCGCAACGACGCGGCGGTGCAGAACGAGGTGTTCGGCGGCGTCTACTACGTCAAGCGCCTGCAGCCGGGCAAGATCATGAGCCGCGCGCCGATCCTGAGCTTCGGCAAGACGGTCTCGGCAATCCGCCACGATTCATCCACCCTGGGCGGGGATTCCGGCGCCGCCGTGGTGGAGGCGGCGACCGGCAAGGTGATCGCGCTGCATTTCGGCGGCGTCTATCTCGACGCCAATTACGGCGTGCCGGTCGCCGAGCTCGGCCGCGACGGCCGCGTCACCGCCCTGCAGCTCGACTTCGACGGTCGCCCGAGCCCGGGCGCGGCGCCGTGGGAGGACTGGTGGCGCAGGACCGATCCGCAGGAGGCGCCCGCCGCGCCGCCCGCAACCGCGCCGGAGCCCGCCGGCCAGCCCGCCCTGCGCTCCGCCGGCCCCGACGGCGCCACCTGGACGATCCCGATCGAGATCAGCATCCGCCTCGGCACGCCCACGGCGGCCGCGGCCGCCGTCCCAGCCGCGGCGGCGATGGAGGCCATGGTCGAGCCGACGCACGACGCCGACTATTCCACGCGCCGGGGCTATGACGCAGGCTTCCTCGGTGTGCCGGTGCCGCTGCCCGGCGCCCGGGATGCCGACAGTGTGGTGCGCTTCGCCGGCGGGGAGACGATCCCCTATCACCATTTCTCCCTGGCCCTGCACAAGGCCCGGCGCATCGCCCTGTTCACCGCCTCGAACCTCGACGGCAGCGCCGCCGCCAAGAAGCCGGACAAGGACCACGCCTATGACCGCAAGAGCCTGGGCGGGCTCGGCCGTGTCGACATGGAGAAATGGTTCATCGATCCGAGGATCGACCCGCGCTTCCAGCTGCCCGACCGCTTCTTCACCAAGGACAGGGGCGCCTTCGACAAGGGCCATATCGTGCGGCGCGAGGACGTCGCCTGGGGGCGCAGCTTCGAGGAGGTGCGCTTCGCCAACGGCGACACGTTCCACGTCACCAATTGCTCGCCGCAGGTCAGCGGCTTCAACCAGTCCGCCGCGGGGCAGGACAATTGGGGCGACCTTGAGAACTACGTGATGAAGCAGGCGGCGGCCGAGAAGCTCTGCCTGTTCGCGGGGCCGGTGCTGGCGGAGGACGACCCGATCTTCGTCGGCGTCGACGATATCGGGCCGGTGCGGGTCAAGATCCCGCGGCAATATTGGAAGGTGGTGGTCGCCGCTTCGGACGGGAGCCTGCAGAGCTTCGGCTTCGTGCTGCGCCAGGACCTCGCCGACGTGCCGCTGGAATTCGTGGTCGACGCGGTCTGGCAGAAATACATGGTGCCGCTCGCCGCGCTCGAGGCGCTCAACCCGCTGGTGCGCTTCCCCGACGCGGTGCGTGCGGCGGACCAGTCCGGCCGGGCCGGCGGCGAGGCGGTGCGCCGGAGCCTCGCCATCGCCATGGCGCCGACGGCCTGAGCCTCCGGCTCAGGGCAGGCGATAGCCCCGATATCCCGCATCGGGGTCGAGCCGGCCGGGAGGGGAGACCCGCGCCCGCTCGGCGAAGCCGGCATGGTCGACCAGCGCGATCTCGGCGGCGGGCGCCTCGCGCGGATCTTCGGCGGCCGGCCAGGCCCGGATGCGCAGGGCGGCGATCCCGGCCGCGCCGGCCCGGGCGAAGACGGCGTAGCGGCCGTCGGGTCGGCGCAGCCCGGCGATACGGCGCACCGGCGGCACGCGCTCGACCGGGCCCGGCGTGGCGGCCCCGGCCGAGCTCCCGCGCGGCAATGCCGAGAGCTCGACCGCGAAGCCGCGGCCCTCGTCCGCCGACAGGCCGATCCAGAACGCCTCCTCATCCGCCACCGGCAGCAGGAAACGGCCGGGTGTGCCCGCCGGCATCGGCGCCAGCGCGCCGAGGCTCGACGGCGCCGCGCCGACCTCGCCCGAGGCGGGGCGGGCGAAGCGCTGGAACGACAGCGCGAGCGCCCCGCATCGCAGGCCCGCCGGGGATGCCTGCCAGTCCATGCCCGCTGCGATCATTCCCGCAGCTTATCATGCCCTCTGCGGAGGGCGCGAAGCGCCGCGGGCGGCAATTGCAGGGCCGCGGCGCGGCTGCGCAGGCCCCGCGCCTCCGCGGCGGT contains:
- a CDS encoding DUF4411 family protein, whose amino-acid sequence is MASPSIYCIDTSSILTWYVDIYPPAIFPKLPERIEQLVEVGRMRAPKAVFDEIKSDDCHKWAKAQTDLFVEESVAVQRIVRQLMATHHNPAKPLKGINGADPFVIAMAKAGGPNWVVVSDEHAGTLESRKIPFVCNAEGVSCINFKAMMLAEGWTFT
- a CDS encoding peptidoglycan recognition protein family protein, whose protein sequence is MPMCPFAVSKPISGPSGSYTGGPFKIVHHTTEGGTAQGAFDAFKAHRSDPHFTVDATTVYQHIDTGMAARALRNAPGGVQTNRDSAIQIEVVGFAHRPKTRATLDNVRRLCRWLEATHGIPKVWPNGRPKPAVDGRDPGGHNRNAANWDGKGGHYGHCHVPENTHWDPAYTKDEADFIMLDNTEGIAEGRFSALIEEDPGLASDQSRMPDHCHGESSAPAAAAARPRRSRTRRSAGKVSA
- a CDS encoding S8 family peptidase, which codes for MTERERLLDQVRSLQRAPGAAPSRRTLRVVLEFDAAQPPAAVAARLRLALGIEVEVAPLLADPPSRAAPGGLDRFLAASIPGVRVADLAGSPFELAYAMADASGAVTAEPETGAGFYVVRESAEPGLEGLDAFPPGCWVDQAGDPTPALPYWALDAIRARAAWETAPAAGGRARGEGISVFQPDTGVADHVEIEPGMLDLGRAHDFVADRPGATDPMNYGGNPGHGTGTASVVASRIAGIMAGSAPLATLVPLRAVESVVVFDHGRVAAAVEHARRNGAEVITMSLGGPWSSALRAAIDAAIRDGVIVLAAAGNCVGFVVWPARYEEVIAVAGSNRADRPWKGSCRGEAVDISAPGEFVPRANRSPANGGSPESVAGGQGTSFAVALTAGVAALWLAHHGPDAIRRSLGPGETVQSRFVGLLRASARRVPGLDPDEFGAGVVDAAGLLGRGLGPAALEEMPGPAAVADGLRSLRSLLAESPVAAPMLEGVPAPAAAAADRRFAAELSHLAMQAGLARQGAAQLEATTGALAPSPTLLAAMAARPGG
- a CDS encoding DNA/RNA non-specific endonuclease; this encodes MAAPTERLKSYLDRILPAASPLEALAEDRSGLESLAERKALPKSRADMARNAVQKASTGKALTPPEQFALEAIIIPDQRPAIDIVDGDYAVSHPLWTHFVTDPAIHANIRRAIPAIGRIELPNHPSLPYGGTGFVVGADLVMTNRHVAEIFASGLGLRDLVFRSGLTAGIDFKRERGRDGSTFLTVREVAMIHPYWDMALLRVEGLAPEQAALSLALRDPDALVDTEVAVIGYPAFDPRNDAAVQNEVFGGVYYVKRLQPGKIMSRAPILSFGKTVSAIRHDSSTLGGDSGAAVVEAATGKVIALHFGGVYLDANYGVPVAELGRDGRVTALQLDFDGRPSPGAAPWEDWWRRTDPQEAPAAPPATAPEPAGQPALRSAGPDGATWTIPIEISIRLGTPTAAAAAVPAAAAMEAMVEPTHDADYSTRRGYDAGFLGVPVPLPGARDADSVVRFAGGETIPYHHFSLALHKARRIALFTASNLDGSAAAKKPDKDHAYDRKSLGGLGRVDMEKWFIDPRIDPRFQLPDRFFTKDRGAFDKGHIVRREDVAWGRSFEEVRFANGDTFHVTNCSPQVSGFNQSAAGQDNWGDLENYVMKQAAAEKLCLFAGPVLAEDDPIFVGVDDIGPVRVKIPRQYWKVVVAASDGSLQSFGFVLRQDLADVPLEFVVDAVWQKYMVPLAALEALNPLVRFPDAVRAADQSGRAGGEAVRRSLAIAMAPTA
- a CDS encoding trypsin-like peptidase domain-containing protein, coding for MAVDLENLTGAQVKVVVEAIRSSFDEEQLTMLLATDLDRDIDDLAEPGTWEFRVFRVVRASQMQGFGQRLIEAIEAERPDAPRIKGLRTTLGLVAPSQPAGAAAATGPLEKIVRDRSTMRDFGRWLDLLVRIQGRVCRVEGKMYGTAFLVADDLVLTNYHVVEAEAKGVAAPADLAFRFDYSTRDGADQPGRVVKAAAQWLVASAPYAQADLTAGAGAAGPGDLDFALVRLAEPVGRDAKGTGLRGSIPLSVEAPRASEGDVVFIVQHPQGAPLSLASGVVEAPVPSGLRLRYDANTEPGSSGSPVFDASLGLLALHHAGDPNWTPTYNQGIPIGLVAAWLKDRAIALAGAA
- a CDS encoding XRE family transcriptional regulator codes for the protein MARSIAAIVEPKILTWARATAGLSIDDAARSIQTKPEKVEAWERGEESPSMAQLRKMAAAYKRVLSDFYLPAVPREGAIPHDFRRLPGEVALHYSRALRYQLRIAAERRELALDLADELDSEVPTVDGHLRLDADAEQSGAELRRQLRTTIDKQRIWRDPRAGYNGWRAAIERAGILVFQAVGIPTTEMLGFSLSERPLPVIGVNRKLRPNGRTFTLLHECVHVYLGESSICDIEDGVLRPPEEERVEIFCNAVAAAALVPLDNLLAEPLVRAQPARPRDWSAAELAALSRTFSVSEEVILRRLLTAGRTSQDFYAARRAAWGGLMQDVQPSDPDAEMKRNMPQEVLSDLGRPFTQIVVNSYQNSYTSLSDVTRYLGLKAEKIAKLEELLAGH